A segment of the Candidatus Pelagisphaera phototrophica genome:
GATGGTAGCGGCGTACCAAATCCGCCAATTTTAGGGAGTCCTCGGCCCTTCTCATGTTACGATACAAGGTACCCGTATCCAGCCAAGGGCCCCAGCTTACGATTGATTTTCCGTCATCCAGCCAACTCGGGGACTTCCTAGGATAAGGGAATACAGATTTGAGCATGGTATTTTCCGCCGAGGCGAAATGCGCCGCTAGAGGTCCCGACTCTCTAATCGATGCGAATCGCTCCCATTCTTCCTCGAAGGGCATTTCCAATGAGGCTTCAGCAGTCGTGATTTTGTGAATCGACCATTCATTTTTTGGGATCGGGGCTTTAGGCTGACAAAATCGTGTCGCTACCGATTCGATTGAGCTCCCTTTGATCGTGACTATTCCATACTCTACAATTCCGCATTGTAGTCCACCTTCAAAATCGATCACGTGGATCGGGGCTTCGTCCCAGTAGAGTTCCATCTCGTTATGTAAAAAGCTTTATCCCCGCAGTCCTTCCGCGCAATCTAAGACTTCCGATCCTATGAATTTTGACGAATTTGACGAGTTTACGCGAAAGCTCTGCCTAGAAACGCAGAAGACTATACTCTCCTTCTACGAGAATCCCGATATGGTGGTCGAAACGAAAAGCGATCGGTCACCCGTGACCTTTGCCGACAAAGAAACAGAGCGAGAAATCCGTGAAGCCATCCAGGTGTTGTATCCGGAACACGGGATCAAGGGCGAGGAATATGAAGACTTAAACCCAAACGCAGCCTTTACCTGGATCATAGATCCCATCGACGGAACCAAGACTTTTACCGCTGGCTGCCCGCTATACGGAACGATGATAGCTTTACTTTTGGAGGGTGAGCCCATCTTTGGCTGTATCAATTTCCCCGCCCTGGGAAAGCGGATCAGCAGTGATGGTCATTCCACATTCGTCAATGGCGATCTCGTAAGGGCGAAGGCGGACAAGCCACTCGATGAGGCCTTACTCCTGACTACGGACTATTTCGAAGTTGCCAAGCGCCAGAATGGCCGGGCGTTCGAAAAGCTCGTCTCCAAAACTAAAATGACTCGCACATGGGGCGATTGCTACGGCTACTACCTATTGGCCACCGGAAACGCAGACATCATGATTGATCCGATAGCGAATCCGTGGGATGTTATGGCTCTTGTTCCTATAATTCGCGGTTCAGGAGCCACCATCACCGACTGGTTCGGCAATAACCCCGCCCAAGGCAACTCCATCGTCGCTGCCAACACAGATCTGCACAGCAAAGTTGTCGCAATATTAAATTCCTAGCTCCTTTTAGTCCTCTCTTTGCATAGCCAGATATTGCATACAATGAACATTCGAATCTCTCTAATCACTATTTCTTTATTTTTGTCCGCTTGCGGTGGGCAACAGGCAGACATTCACTCCATGGACCGCGAAACAAAGGACTACGAATCCGCTCTGATTGAAAATATGGATCAAGCAGAATTGATGCAGCATCTTAAGCTTTTAGCGTCGGAAATGAATCTCGCTACGAAAAATGGACTCTACGTGGAAATGCACCATATTGAGATCGCTCTTACCAAGGCGTTCAATGCTCTTGAGGCAATAGCCCCTGCTACCGCCAAATCAAATTTGGATACACTCAAAGTCGTTGCGGTGAAAATCCACGGGGCAGGTCACGACCAAAATAAGTCCATGGCGGGCACTCTCAATAAGACTCTGCAGGATCAACTCGAGAGGCTACAGAAGAATCTGAACGCAAATTAGCGCGATCCCTCTGCACTGCAGCAAATAATTTTCGTCCTAAAACAAGGATCCATGAGCATTGTTGGCATAAGGCCCGGGAGGGTTGAAGATGTGCCGCGTCTGACAGAGATATATAACTATTATGTCGAAGAGACCGCAATAAGCTTCGACTTGTAAAAGCACTGTGCTGCTGATCGTGTCACGTCCTGGTTTTCGAAGTACTCATCAACCGGCATTTACAGAATATTCGTTGCCGAGCTAGATGGACTCGTTGTTGGATATTGTGCAAGCAGCCAATTTAGAGTAAAAGCTGCCTACGCCACGTCAGTCGAAACGAGCGTTTATTTGGACAAGGAATACTTCGGAAGAGGAATTGGATCGAAGCCCTATAATGCCCTCTTCGCCTCCCTCATCGAGACAAGCGCTCAACGTGCCTATGGGGTGTTAAGTTGCCGAACACAGGATCAGTCGCCTTACACAAAAATTCTGGTTTTAGGGAAGTTGGAATATACAGGGAAGTCGGGTTCAAACTTGGCAGATACCACGATGCTTGCTGCTTTGAAAAAGAAATCGGCTCCTACTAGAGAGCCTGGGGCGTCACCAATCCAGTCTTTACTTAGCGGTATCTGTAAAGCGCTGTTCACGAATGATAGTAACGCGAATCGTACTAGGGTACTCCAGTTCGTCCTCAATGCGCTGGCGCATTTCCCGGGACAAGCTCTTTGCTTCCAGATCAGAGATAGATTCGGGATCCACCACCACTCTAACCTCCCGACCGGCCTGGATAGCATAGGCCGACTTTACACCCGGAAACGTGTGAGCTAAGTTTTCGAGAGTTTTTAAACGATCAATATACGCAGCGATGGACTCCGCCCTCGCGCCAGGCCTGACCGCAGAGATTGTGTCCGCCAAAATGACCACTCCGGCATAAAGCGATTCAGCTGGAACTTCCTCGTGATGAGCAGCGATCGCATTGACCACCACATCGTTTTCTCCCCTGGCTTTGACGAAATCCGCTCCGACTGCCGCATGGCTTCCCTCGTATTCGCCGTCGATGGCCTTGCCCAAGTCATGGAGCAAACCAGCTCGCTTAGCGACATTTGGATCCAGTCCTAATTCCGATGCGATTATCGAGCATAGCAGTCCAACCTCAACAGAATGCTCAAGCACGTTTTGCGAGTATGAAGTCCGAAATTTTAGTTTCCCCAGCAGGGTTATGATTTCCGGATGCAATCGGGATATCTTAAGCTGGCTGATTGCGGCGTCGCCAGCATTCTCAACGATCTTGTCTACATCCGAACGAGATTCGATCACGAACTCCTCAATGGTTGCCGGATGAATTCTCCCGTCCCTAACGAGACGTTCCAAAGCGTTTTTCGCAATTTCCCGTCTTACCGGATCAAATGATGAGATAAGCACCATTCGAGGCGACTCGTCGATTAGCAAAGTGGTCCCAGTTGCGGTTTCGAAGCATTTGATGTTGCGACCTTCTCGGCCAATGATGCGACCTTTCATGTCGTCATTGGGCAATTGAACGACTGTGGCGCTAATTTCACTGTTTGGCTTGCTTGCGATACGTTGCATGGTCGCTAGCAGCGTCCGATTCGCCTGTCTGGTAAGATCTGTCTCCGAACGTTCGAGAATGTCTTTTCGTATCCGAAGGAGTTCATCGTTGCACTCAACTTTAACCTGTTGCTGCAGCTCTCGCTTGATCTCCTCAACATCCATAGAAGCCAAGTTGGCCATTGTGTGACGGACATTTGCGGACATTTCTTCAAAGCTACGCTTACTCGCCTTAACCTCTTCGAGACCGTCTTCTATGTTCTTTTCTCTCAGCCTTAACTCATGATCAAGGGCCGCTAAGCTTTCTTCATGGGAGCGGATTTCATTTAGCTTCACCTCAATCTCCATCTCCATTTGTTTGGCTTCACGTTCGAGATCACTGCGTTTCTCATCCATATCGAGTTGCAGTCTTGATTGCATTTCCTTTCCGGAAACTTCAGCTTCTCTCTTTGCCAATTCAACGATGGATTCGGCATCCGCTTTCGCTCGATTTCGAGCGTGTCGCGTAACGAGCCGGGTAAAGCTGTAAGCAACCACAAACCCGCCAACAAGAGCAAGAATCACTGAAGAGGTTACATCCATATCAATAAAAAAAGCGAAATCCCGACGGCTGGGTTTTCGCGACTATCTTGACGAAAGCAAATGCCCACAAAAAATCAACGATTGAATTCAATTCGAATCTTAAGCGATTGATAGCGTGGTCTTAAGGAGTTTTCAACTCACTTGAACCTGGCGACAAAAACAAGATATAGTGGTCTATTATCCAACTTTTTAATTCCTAGTCGATTCCCAGTTCCCCCAATCGACTCTCAGACATCACAAAATCGAAATCGACTGAGCTATATTCACACCCACCCTAGAGTAAACTGCCTATATGCATTCACATTATTACGAGAAGCCTTCAGGAACCGAGTAGATTCTATTACCCAATCTGATCCACACCGCTTAAAGCTCTTGATATTCGGGCGTTTAACAGAGGCATGGAACGAATCAATGCAACCGTCGACCGACTTCAAAACCGGTTCGAGACGCTGACTCCCGCCCCCAGAATTTCAAACAGCCTTAAATCCCTCGTAAGGGGAGGAAATATAAACCCTGACGAAATCATCGCTCTCATCCGACTAGAGCCCCTATTGGCTACGCGGATATTGCGAGAAGCCAATCAAGCTCCCAATTCAAAGGAAAAAGGTTATTCAAGCATAGAACAGGCCGCGACTGCCGTCGGATTCGAGCGAATGTATGATCTGCTAGGCATATATGCCTACCAGTATTGCGACGAGGTCGAAACCGCCTCTACTTACAGCCCTGAATCATGGAAACGTGCCATAACTTGCGCGGTCTGTATGGAAAGCCTCGCAGCCAAACACAAACTGGATCCGCATGAGGCGTATTCGATTGGGCTGCTACACTCGCTGGCGAACGCTATAAGCGAGGCTCATGAAGAAGAACTTGACCGACAATTGACCGACCCCTTCGGACACTTGAATTCCCGCTTGAAGAGCTTTGGAAGCGCCGGTTTGAACTATACGCTCTTCAGATTCTGGGGATTTCCCGACAGCTTTACGGATCCTATTCGCTTTCAGTTTTCTCCTTTAGATTGCATCACGACCGGCAAGATGGCCTGCCTGCTAAACCTTTCTAAATGGATCACCGGGGCAATACGCGAAACCAATGAACTTCCCGATCAAGAAAAGGGACCGGATCTTCTCGTGCTAAACCTCCTCGGCGAAGGAGAGCAAACCTTATGGAATTTAGTCACCGATGTCAGCGACTGCCTGCAACGTGCGGAGGCAATGCTTCATGGGGACTACAATCTAGTCTAGAAATCCTTTAGCAGTGCATTGGGGGCCAAAGACAGCAAGCGATGGGGCCTTCCTGGCAGACACCCCTATTCCAGGCCAGACTGATCGAAGTCAATGTCAGGAGTATTAATCAAGAGAGGCAAATCCACCTCCACCATTTTGATTTCCTTGATTATCTCCTCCTTTTCCTCCTTTGGCAGCTCAATTTTAGGCGGGGTTCTCCAATCAAAACCCTGTTCGTCGAACTGCTTCTGGTAAAGCTCGGCAATTGCGAGGTCGGGATTCGGCGGAGGGACTGCGGGCAGTTCCGGCTCTAAATCCTCCGCTAATTCGACGGGAAGAAGTACTTCCTCCCTGTCCATTTCGAAAAATTTCAAGGTGATACTCTTCAAATACGGAGCTGCCATCACCAGAAAGACGCACATAATCAGAGTCGGAATGAGAGTTAATAGCATACCTGGGCCCATCGGCTTGTCGATCTTGCTTCTCCAAATCTCCCGCTTGCTCTCTAGACCCCCTGGTTTTCTTGGTTGAAACTTCATCGTGCTTTAGATTGACCGCCAAATGTGGAACCCTGTTCGCTAATCATTTGCGAGATTAGAGCATTCCTTCCTGGATTTCGCAAGCCTCGGATCATCTCCTCAAACTAACGTGACAACGTTTGAAACCTGGTAAGACTCCATAAATCACGGTTGAAAGATTACATTCCAAAGGTTCTTGGGATCAGGCACCCAATCAAGACCAGGGTCCACCACTTGCGATTCCGCGCTAAAAATCCTGAAAAAAACGTCCTTACTCAAGACGGGATTACGAGTGGGCAGAAATGGATTGCATTCGAAGGGGTTGATCGTACGGCTCTACTGAATCGTCTCGGTTATCAAGCGGAGCCAAAACATGGCTAAAGATCTCAAAGGCTACAATAAGTCAAAGCAGCGAAAATTTGTCGGCCTCGACAAGAATGGCAACCCACCCGTTTTCCCATACGTCAAGGCACAATACTCTTCCATACATGGCCATGGTCTTTTCGCGGCAAAGAAAATCCCAAAGAACAAGTACTTCATTCAGTACATCGGAGAGATTATCCGAAAGAAGGAGTCGAAGAATCGAGGCATAACGCAATTCGAATCCTCTGTGAATTCAGATGAGGGTTCGGTTTATATATTCGATTTGGACGACAAATACGATCTCGATGGAGGTTTCGATTGGAACATTGCTCGCCTAGCCAATCATTCCTGCCGGCCAAATTGTGAATCGCATGATTTGAAAGGCGAAATCTGGCTTATCGCTTTGAGGGATATCAAAAAAGGCGAGGAACTGACATTCAGTTACGGATACGATTTGGAACACTGGGAAGAACACCCGTGTCTATGCGGTGAACCGAACTGCATCGGCTACATTGTTCGTAAAGAAGACCGAAAGAAGCTCCGCAAGATACTCAAGAAACGCGAGGAAAACCTGAGCTAAACACCGCCTATGAGCCCGCTCCGGATTTTTCTCTTGGTATTGAGTTTCGCGACTACTGCATCGCTGGAAGGAATTGTTCACGTCGTCAAAAAAGGTGAAAACCTAACCACAATTTCTAAAGCGTACAATGTATCCGTTGCTGAATTAAAGAAGGTCAACAATATCGAAAATGCTAACAACATTAGCATTGGGCAAAAACTTGAAATTCCGGGGTCTGCTCCCCGTTTTGTCGATTACAAGATACGGAATGGAGAGAGCCTATCCAGTATCGCTGCGAGACACGGAGTAAATGCCAAGGAGATCGCGGCGTTCAACGGCATACGGGACTTTAACAAGATTAGAGCTGGCCAAGTAATAAAGATTCCTTCGAAAACAGGAGAAGCCGCTAGAAAGTACTCCAGCCTTCCTTGGAGTGTTAGAAACGCTCTGGCAAAAATTCCGGTTAAACAGAGCCAATGGAAGACCATCGTCATTCATCATAGCGGCACCGTCGCCGACAGAGCGAAAAACATCGATCGATTCCACCGAGAAGAACGCAACATGGAAAACGGTATCGCCTACCACTTCGTCATCGAGAACGGGACTCGCGGAACCAAGAATGGCGACATATACATTAGCGAACGCTGGAAGAAGCAACTCCACGGAGGACATATGAAGCTATGGGCCCACAACCAGATCGCCATCGGTATCTGCCTCATCGGCAATTTTGAAAAATCTCGCCCAAAGGCGAAACAGATGGAGCAGTTGGAAGCGCTAATCAATTATCTTCAGGAAAAGGCAGGAATCCCTGGCAAAGCTGTCACCACCCACACATTGATGCATCCCAATCACACGCTTTGCCCCGGAAAATTCTTTCCGACAAGTCAGCTCAAAAGAATGGTCAACTAGTCAGCTCATGCCCTCAACATCGCTAGTTTTTAGAAAGGAAATCGGCTGAGTACTGCGCCTCATAAGGAACACTGCGATAAGGGCCAAATCGCCACGACGTAACCTCCGGTTTATTCTCATATTCCTCATCCAAGCGACGGTACATCCATCCTTCTGGGTCAACAAGCTCGTACCGAAGAACGACCGACCAAACCGCCTCCGAGCCTTCATATCCGTGGGCCAGAACCCAGCCACGAATTTCAAAGCGATCGTCGCCCAGTTCTTTGAGCCTGCACCTGAAATCCCCCCATACTCCCGTAGAATTGAACCTGACCTGGTTGAACTGCCCTTCCTCAATCGGTTTAACGCGAAATGTCTCTATGATGTAGTCCCGAGCGATGCGAAAAACCTCCGCCCGATGTTCCGAAATCAGCTCTTCAGACGGCACAAATATAGGTGGGCGTCCATACCCCAAGGCCTGGAATGCCAAAAAAATCCCAATAAATGTTCGTAGACGCATTCGATCCCTTAATCGACACAATAGCAATCGGAGTTAAGTCCGTGCGAAAACCCTAGGAGTCCAGAGGGCAATAGCAGGGTTTCATTTGACTGGCCTCATCTTTCAATTTTCCTTCTTTTTACCCAATGCTCACCCCCACTGAAACAAATCTGCTCATACTGATGACTTTCGTCATTATGTTTGGCCTGGGCTGCACCCTCTCCATCCGAGATTTCAGAGAAGCGATTCGCCACCCAAAACCTGCAATTGTGGGCTTCCTGTCACAATATCTGATTATGCCAGCATTAGCCTTTGGAATGGTGAAGTTTTTCAGCTTTTCTGATCCTGTAGCCATCGGACTGATTATTGTCGCCTGCTGCCCATCGGGTACAACTTCGAGCCTATTTAACTATTTCGCCAAAGGGGATCTGGCGCTGAGCATATCCCTGAGCACGCTTACAACAACAGTAGCCCTTTTCGCTTTGCCCATTCTTCTTGGTATTTACGCAACTCCTTTCACAAACGATCAGATACAAATCGATTTCGGTAAAGTCATCGGATCGCTCATCATCTGCCTTGTTCCCGTGGTCGGAGGAATGTACCTCAAGTCGAAAAGCGAGCGCTGGGGGAAGAATATGGAAGAGACGGGAGGAGTGCTCGGTATTATTGTCATTATATTTCTAATTATTAGCTGGTTGCCTCGTAATTTTGAACGGATGATGAATCCTGAAGAAACCAGCCCGTTCATACTTGTAGCCAGTATATTCCTAGGGCTTGGCGGATTTCTATTCGGGTATTATTTTAGCCGGTTTCTAGGAATGAATAGACGCAAGAGTAGGACCGTATCCCTCGAAACTGGAATCCAGAATGGTCCTCTAGCATTCGCCATCATAACGCTGAGCTTCAGTGCACAGGTATCAGGCGATATCCTATGGCCTGCATTACTCTACTCGTTTTTCATTGTGAATACATCTACTCTTGTTACGTACTTAATTCGTAAATACACTCGTGAGGAATGGTTTCGCTTCGAGAATGAGACAGTCAAAGAAGAAATCTTTACATCAGGCTGGCTTAAATTGTAGAAACATCTCCCTTTTTGCCTTGCCCTATTCGAGGCACTAACCCAATCCCCAATCAATCCCGCTAAAATGCCAAAGAATTCCAATCAACGAAATGGATCCCTTCTCTATTGGTCGACTGAAACCTGGGCGTTTCTCTCATTAAGACTTTTCCTTGCTCTAAGGTTTATCACCGCTGGTCTTGGAAAGTTTGATAACGACGGCTATTCCTTCTCGAATCTTTACGATGGATGGGTCGTCAACCAAATCAGTACATTCGGATCAAAAACCAATCTCCCCGCTTTTTTGTACTCACCTTACCTCCACTCCTTAGCATTCGTTGAGATCGTACTGGGATTTTTGCTCCTGGCAGGTGTGAAAACAAAATACACGCTGGCTCTCATTAGCTTAACCTACGTCTCCCTCGGATACGGCCTCATGCTTCTTGGCAACCCGAATCCAATTGGAACGATTGGGATCTACATTCTGTTGACCTCGGCCGCACTCTACTTTGTTCGACACAACAAGTTCGAACTGCTACGATAAACCGTTTGATTCAATCAAGAATACAAACCCGAGATAACGCTGAAGTACCGTTTTTCTACCACATGACGCTTTATTTTGAAAGTGTTTGTGAGTTCGTCTCCGATTTCAAACGCTTTGGGTAAGAGAGCAATCTCTTGGATATTCTCAAAAGCCTTAAATCCATTCTCCCTTGAAACCAGCCGTCGGATATCTGCGGCGATCTTATCGCGAATGTCCGCTCTTTCCGAAAGCTCTGCCACCGATTCCGCTTGGAAAACTTCAATGGAAGGAACCACCAACGCCCCCAGCTGTTTCTGGTCCTGTCCGACTACCATGCATTGGTCTACCAAAGGCGACTCGCAAATCTTCGACTCAATCGGAATTGGCTCTATGTTTTCCCCATTTAGCAAGACGATCGTGTCTTTTGATCGCCCTACTATTTTAAGGCAATCATTGT
Coding sequences within it:
- a CDS encoding 3'-5' exonuclease; this translates as MELYWDEAPIHVIDFEGGLQCGIVEYGIVTIKGSSIESVATRFCQPKAPIPKNEWSIHKITTAEASLEMPFEEEWERFASIRESGPLAAHFASAENTMLKSVFPYPRKSPSWLDDGKSIVSWGPWLDTGTLYRNMRRAEDSLKLADLVRRYHLQPGLDDLSSIHCPVGRQNYHCALYDAIASALLLIYYCKEFSKHRLLLSEVIGRSQGSRAKRQKIKQRELF
- a CDS encoding inositol monophosphatase family protein, giving the protein MNFDEFDEFTRKLCLETQKTILSFYENPDMVVETKSDRSPVTFADKETEREIREAIQVLYPEHGIKGEEYEDLNPNAAFTWIIDPIDGTKTFTAGCPLYGTMIALLLEGEPIFGCINFPALGKRISSDGHSTFVNGDLVRAKADKPLDEALLLTTDYFEVAKRQNGRAFEKLVSKTKMTRTWGDCYGYYLLATGNADIMIDPIANPWDVMALVPIIRGSGATITDWFGNNPAQGNSIVAANTDLHSKVVAILNS
- the rny gene encoding ribonuclease Y; translation: MDVTSSVILALVGGFVVAYSFTRLVTRHARNRAKADAESIVELAKREAEVSGKEMQSRLQLDMDEKRSDLEREAKQMEMEIEVKLNEIRSHEESLAALDHELRLREKNIEDGLEEVKASKRSFEEMSANVRHTMANLASMDVEEIKRELQQQVKVECNDELLRIRKDILERSETDLTRQANRTLLATMQRIASKPNSEISATVVQLPNDDMKGRIIGREGRNIKCFETATGTTLLIDESPRMVLISSFDPVRREIAKNALERLVRDGRIHPATIEEFVIESRSDVDKIVENAGDAAISQLKISRLHPEIITLLGKLKFRTSYSQNVLEHSVEVGLLCSIIASELGLDPNVAKRAGLLHDLGKAIDGEYEGSHAAVGADFVKARGENDVVVNAIAAHHEEVPAESLYAGVVILADTISAVRPGARAESIAAYIDRLKTLENLAHTFPGVKSAYAIQAGREVRVVVDPESISDLEAKSLSREMRQRIEDELEYPSTIRVTIIREQRFTDTAK
- a CDS encoding HDOD domain-containing protein; translation: MERINATVDRLQNRFETLTPAPRISNSLKSLVRGGNINPDEIIALIRLEPLLATRILREANQAPNSKEKGYSSIEQAATAVGFERMYDLLGIYAYQYCDEVETASTYSPESWKRAITCAVCMESLAAKHKLDPHEAYSIGLLHSLANAISEAHEEELDRQLTDPFGHLNSRLKSFGSAGLNYTLFRFWGFPDSFTDPIRFQFSPLDCITTGKMACLLNLSKWITGAIRETNELPDQEKGPDLLVLNLLGEGEQTLWNLVTDVSDCLQRAEAMLHGDYNLV
- a CDS encoding SET domain-containing protein; translation: MAKDLKGYNKSKQRKFVGLDKNGNPPVFPYVKAQYSSIHGHGLFAAKKIPKNKYFIQYIGEIIRKKESKNRGITQFESSVNSDEGSVYIFDLDDKYDLDGGFDWNIARLANHSCRPNCESHDLKGEIWLIALRDIKKGEELTFSYGYDLEHWEEHPCLCGEPNCIGYIVRKEDRKKLRKILKKREENLS
- a CDS encoding peptidoglycan recognition protein family protein yields the protein MSPLRIFLLVLSFATTASLEGIVHVVKKGENLTTISKAYNVSVAELKKVNNIENANNISIGQKLEIPGSAPRFVDYKIRNGESLSSIAARHGVNAKEIAAFNGIRDFNKIRAGQVIKIPSKTGEAARKYSSLPWSVRNALAKIPVKQSQWKTIVIHHSGTVADRAKNIDRFHREERNMENGIAYHFVIENGTRGTKNGDIYISERWKKQLHGGHMKLWAHNQIAIGICLIGNFEKSRPKAKQMEQLEALINYLQEKAGIPGKAVTTHTLMHPNHTLCPGKFFPTSQLKRMVN
- a CDS encoding bile acid:sodium symporter — its product is MLTPTETNLLILMTFVIMFGLGCTLSIRDFREAIRHPKPAIVGFLSQYLIMPALAFGMVKFFSFSDPVAIGLIIVACCPSGTTSSLFNYFAKGDLALSISLSTLTTTVALFALPILLGIYATPFTNDQIQIDFGKVIGSLIICLVPVVGGMYLKSKSERWGKNMEETGGVLGIIVIIFLIISWLPRNFERMMNPEETSPFILVASIFLGLGGFLFGYYFSRFLGMNRRKSRTVSLETGIQNGPLAFAIITLSFSAQVSGDILWPALLYSFFIVNTSTLVTYLIRKYTREEWFRFENETVKEEIFTSGWLKL
- a CDS encoding DoxX family membrane protein, whose amino-acid sequence is MPKNSNQRNGSLLYWSTETWAFLSLRLFLALRFITAGLGKFDNDGYSFSNLYDGWVVNQISTFGSKTNLPAFLYSPYLHSLAFVEIVLGFLLLAGVKTKYTLALISLTYVSLGYGLMLLGNPNPIGTIGIYILLTSAALYFVRHNKFELLR